Proteins co-encoded in one Anguilla anguilla isolate fAngAng1 chromosome 16, fAngAng1.pri, whole genome shotgun sequence genomic window:
- the nudt19 gene encoding nucleoside diphosphate-linked moiety X motif 19 translates to MNLALRHWKEAATVILAARTRLKTATDCLKSRENPSPPDFTKSDLSPKPVFDYDVLLLKRSVKSGFMPNAYVFPGGLVDPSDFSNDWLETFKSFRHWPNFGLGFVKQAPETRPPIFATDRQKLGSLIPSAVALRICAVRETFEESGILLVVPKKEENDIAHCLNHPGDNNVATSPTRLNELLDERELARWRSLVNENPFNFIRMCGELDCMPNIWAMHEWGNWLTPRGLETSRRYDTAFFICCLEDIPRTIQDEKEIVHFKWSTPSEVMQSFQARQLFLALPQIYELGRMSRFPQLQDLHSFARMRAQEGCECFLAVRLDSSDSRVFLLPGDELYTENADFSGEKGVILRTEKGFEQLQQESSALHRLVFFDLYTVTVQVSITPKYKHLSPIGGLPQPSSSRHKSQL, encoded by the exons ATGAATTTAGCACTGAGGCACTGGAAGGAGGCTGCGACAGTCATTCTAGCTGCTAGGACTAGACTCAAAACTGCAACCGACTGTTTGAAATCAAGGGAAAACCCTTCGCCTCCTGACTTTACCAAGTCGGACTTGTCACCCAAGCCCGTTTTTGATTATGATGTGCTATTGCTGAAGCGAAGTGTCAAAAGTGGGTTTATGCCTAACGCTTACGTTTTCCCCGGTGGTTTGGTTGATCCCTCGGATTTTTCCAACGATTGGTTAGAGACTTTCAAATCGTTCCGGCACTGGCCAAATTTTGGGTTGGGGTTTGTCAAACAGGCTCCGGAGACGAGACCACCTATTTTTGCTACGGACAGACAAAAACTGGGGTCTCTTATTCCAAGTGCTGTTGCGTTGAGAATCTGTGCCGTGCGGGAGACCTTTGAAGAGTCCGGAATACTTCTTGTTGTTCCTAAAAAGGAGGAGAATGACATTGCTCACTGTTTGAACCATCCTGGAGACAACAACGTCGCGACTTCCCCCACAAGGTTAAACGAGCTCTTAGATGAGCGTGAACTGGCTAGGTGGAGGTCTTTGGTAAATGAGAATCCTTTTAATTTCATCCGTATGTGTGGAGAACTGGACTGCATGCCCAATATATGGGCAATGCATGAGTGGGGGAATTGGTTGACCCCCAGAGGTCTCGAGACAAGTAGGAGGTACGACACtgcctttttcatttgttgCTTGGAGGACATCCCACGTACCATTCAAGATGAAAAGGAAATAGTACATTTTAAG TGGTCCACTCCTTCTGAAGTAATGCAGAGCTTCCAGGCCCGACAGCTCTTTCTAGCCCTGCCGCAGATCTACGAGCTTGGCCGAATGAGTCGCTTTCCACAGCTGCAGGACCTGCACAGCTTTGCCCGGATGAGAGCGCAGGAGGGCTGCGAGTGCTTTCTGGCTGTACGACTGGACTCCAGCGACAGTCGCGTGTTCCTTCTGCCAG GTGATGAATTGTACACTGAGAATGCGGACTTTTCGGGGGAAAAAGGGGTGATCTTACGCACGGAGAAGGGTTttgagcagctgcagcaggagagctCGGCCCTGCACCGCCTGGTGTTCTTCGACCTTTACACCGTCACCGTCCAAGTGAGCATCACGCCAAAATACAAGCACCTGTCACCCATCGGAGGTCTTCCTCAGCCCAGCTCTTCAAGGCACAAGAGTCAGCTATGA